A portion of the Stigmatopora argus isolate UIUO_Sarg chromosome 15, RoL_Sarg_1.0, whole genome shotgun sequence genome contains these proteins:
- the lamtor3 gene encoding ragulator complex protein LAMTOR3 has translation ILQDLKRYLYKQLQSVDGLHAIVVTDRDGVPVIKVANDNAPVHALRPAFLSTFALATDQGSKLGLSKNKSIICYYNSYQIVQFNRLPLVISFIASSDANTGLIMSLEKELAPLVNELRQVVEVT, from the exons atattacaGGATTTGAAAAGATACCTGTACAAGCAGTTGCAAAG TGTTGATGGTCTTCACGCAATCGTGGTCACTGACAGAGATGGAGTTCCAGTTATTAAAG TTGCTAACGACAACGCTCCAGTCCACGCGCTGAGACCGGCTTTCCTGTCCACGTTTGCGCTAGCAACAGATCAGGGAAGCAAGTTGGGTCTCTCCAAAAACAAGAGTATTATCTGCTACTACAACAGCTACCag ATTGTGCAGTTCAATCGTTTACCTCTTGTCATCAGTTTCATTGCCAGCAGTGATGCAAACAcag GTCTCATCATGAGTTTGGAGAAGGAGTTGGCTCCTTTAGTCAATGAGCTCAGGCAGGTAGTAGAAGTCACATAA